One Sanguibacter sp. HDW7 DNA window includes the following coding sequences:
- a CDS encoding ABC transporter ATP-binding protein, which translates to MTTLEIRNVTKTYRVRGAGAINALSDVSFTLTTGQCIGMVGQSGSGKSTVAKILTQMERPTQGSVLLDGKPVPTRGAALRAYRQQLRMIFQDPFASLNPYHTIRHHVERPLALSGVVPDDEIEAEVHRLLEKVHLDPKVVIDRRPHELSGGQRQRVAIARALAPRPTLLVADEPVSMLDVSLRMGVLNLLAEIRQADGLGVLYITHDLATARYFSDEIIVLNQGRIVEHGPADEVILRPQDPYTRALRGASPDPERFFAERAGGAS; encoded by the coding sequence ATGACCACCCTCGAGATCCGCAACGTCACCAAGACGTACCGCGTGCGCGGAGCCGGCGCGATCAACGCGCTGTCCGACGTCTCCTTCACGCTGACGACCGGACAGTGCATCGGCATGGTCGGGCAGTCCGGCTCCGGCAAGTCGACCGTCGCGAAGATCCTCACCCAGATGGAGCGGCCCACCCAGGGCTCCGTGCTCCTCGACGGCAAGCCCGTCCCCACGCGCGGCGCGGCCCTGCGTGCCTACCGGCAGCAGCTGCGGATGATCTTCCAGGACCCGTTCGCCTCCCTCAACCCGTACCACACGATCCGCCACCACGTGGAGCGGCCCCTGGCACTGTCCGGCGTCGTCCCCGACGACGAGATCGAGGCGGAGGTGCATCGCCTGCTCGAGAAGGTCCACCTCGACCCGAAGGTCGTCATCGACCGCCGGCCGCACGAGCTCTCGGGCGGCCAGCGTCAGCGCGTCGCCATCGCTCGCGCGCTCGCCCCGCGCCCGACGCTCCTCGTCGCCGACGAGCCCGTCTCGATGCTCGACGTCTCGCTGCGCATGGGCGTCCTCAACCTGCTCGCCGAGATCCGGCAGGCTGACGGCCTCGGCGTCCTCTACATCACCCACGACCTCGCCACGGCGCGGTACTTCTCCGACGAGATCATCGTCCTCAACCAGGGGCGCATCGTGGAGCACGGTCCGGCCGACGAGGTCATCCTGCGCCCGCAGGACCCCTACACCCGTGCTCTCCGTGGGGCCTCGCCCGACCCGGAGCGCTTCTTCGCCGAGCGCGCTGGAGGTGCTTCATGA
- a CDS encoding ABC transporter permease, with the protein MTTTDAVEVVAEGTTATRATKARARVPWRFLGQRAAFYLFTLWAALTINFFVPRMMKGDAVDNYLARNREISPEAADALRALLGLDSDKSMWQQYLDYFGMLARGDLGVAITHGLQPVSGVVASALPWTIGLIGMATLAAVVIGTVGGAYVGWRRGSSLDALIPITTFLSTVPYFWIGLMAISVFSVGLGWFPIGKAYGVGQVPGFNMEFIGDVIKHGVLPLATIVIASLGGWMLGMRNMMLTVLDEDYITVAQAKGMPNRRVMWRYAARNAVLPQIQSFALSIGFIVGGAIIVEQVFSYPGVGKMLLDATNAKDYALMQGGFLVIVLAVLVANIVADLVYAVLDPRTRQSEA; encoded by the coding sequence ATGACCACGACCGATGCAGTGGAGGTCGTCGCCGAGGGCACCACCGCCACGCGGGCGACCAAGGCCCGGGCGCGTGTCCCGTGGCGCTTCCTGGGGCAGCGCGCCGCGTTCTACCTCTTCACCCTGTGGGCCGCGCTCACCATCAACTTCTTCGTGCCGCGCATGATGAAGGGCGACGCCGTCGACAACTACCTCGCGCGCAACCGGGAGATCTCGCCCGAGGCCGCGGACGCGCTGCGTGCGCTCCTCGGCCTGGACTCCGACAAGTCGATGTGGCAGCAGTACCTCGACTACTTCGGGATGCTCGCCCGCGGTGACCTCGGCGTCGCGATCACCCACGGCCTGCAGCCGGTGAGCGGCGTCGTCGCCTCCGCACTGCCCTGGACCATCGGGCTCATCGGCATGGCCACCCTCGCCGCGGTCGTCATCGGCACCGTCGGCGGTGCGTACGTCGGGTGGAGGCGCGGCTCGAGCCTCGACGCCCTCATCCCCATCACGACGTTCCTCTCGACCGTCCCGTACTTCTGGATCGGCCTCATGGCGATCTCGGTCTTCTCCGTCGGCCTCGGCTGGTTCCCCATCGGCAAGGCGTACGGCGTCGGGCAGGTGCCGGGCTTCAACATGGAGTTCATCGGAGACGTCATCAAGCACGGCGTCCTCCCGCTCGCGACGATCGTCATCGCGTCGCTCGGCGGCTGGATGCTCGGCATGCGCAACATGATGCTCACCGTCCTCGACGAGGACTACATCACCGTCGCGCAGGCCAAGGGCATGCCGAACCGCCGCGTCATGTGGCGCTACGCGGCACGGAACGCCGTCCTCCCGCAGATCCAGTCGTTCGCCCTGTCGATCGGCTTCATCGTCGGCGGCGCGATCATCGTCGAGCAGGTCTTCTCCTACCCGGGCGTCGGCAAGATGCTCCTCGACGCGACGAACGCGAAGGACTACGCCCTCATGCAGGGCGGCTTCCTCGTCATCGTGCTCGCCGTCCTCGTCGCGAACATCGTCGCAGACCTCGTCTACGCGGTCCTCGACCCTCGTACCCGTCAGTCGGAGGCATGA
- a CDS encoding ABC transporter permease: protein MSSTHLNARQRTAKIGQAFAMFRNAKSITGLSILAFFVLVAVFAEQLAPFSPTQINPRARLQAPSAEHWLGTTHLGEDVLSQVIYGTRGVVIVGALTAVITMTIAIIVGVLAGYLPGWRSEALSALANVFLVIPGIPILIIIASRFTNPPLWLIATVLGLLGWGWGARVLRAQTMSLRNRDFVQAAKLNGERLHRIIGVEMLPNLMAIIASSFVGSVTAAILGLTTLSYIGVIPVNAYNWGTILNWASAQGAFIQNQWWWYLPPGLCIAAIGVALALLNFGIDEYINPRLRSAGERARAMKKKGLDVRNAVTVVRAHQNPTEIS from the coding sequence ATGTCCAGCACGCACCTCAACGCACGGCAGCGCACGGCCAAGATCGGCCAGGCCTTCGCGATGTTCCGCAACGCCAAGTCGATCACGGGTCTCTCGATCCTCGCGTTCTTCGTCCTCGTCGCGGTCTTCGCGGAGCAGCTCGCCCCGTTCTCCCCGACGCAGATCAACCCGAGGGCACGTCTCCAGGCCCCGTCGGCCGAGCACTGGCTGGGCACGACGCACCTCGGTGAGGACGTCCTCAGCCAGGTCATCTACGGCACGCGCGGCGTCGTCATCGTCGGCGCGCTCACGGCGGTCATCACGATGACGATCGCCATCATCGTCGGCGTCCTGGCGGGCTACCTGCCCGGCTGGCGGTCCGAGGCGCTGTCAGCCCTCGCGAACGTCTTCCTCGTCATCCCCGGCATCCCGATCCTCATCATCATCGCCTCGCGCTTCACCAACCCGCCGTTGTGGTTGATCGCCACGGTCCTCGGCCTCCTGGGCTGGGGCTGGGGCGCGCGCGTCCTGCGCGCGCAGACGATGTCGCTGCGCAACCGTGACTTCGTCCAGGCGGCGAAGCTCAACGGCGAGCGGCTCCACCGGATCATCGGCGTCGAGATGCTGCCGAACCTCATGGCGATCATCGCCTCGTCGTTCGTCGGCTCCGTCACCGCCGCGATCCTCGGCCTGACGACGCTCTCGTACATCGGCGTCATCCCGGTCAACGCCTACAACTGGGGAACGATCCTCAACTGGGCGTCCGCCCAGGGGGCGTTCATCCAGAACCAGTGGTGGTGGTACCTGCCCCCGGGCCTGTGCATCGCCGCGATCGGCGTCGCCCTCGCGCTGCTCAACTTCGGCATCGACGAGTACATCAACCCGCGCCTGCGGTCGGCGGGCGAGCGCGCCCGCGCCATGAAGAAGAAGGGGCTCGACGTGCGGAACGCAGTCACCGTCGTCCGCGCCCACCAGAACCCGACGGAGATTTCGTGA
- a CDS encoding glycoside hydrolase family 3 N-terminal domain-containing protein: MDPYLNPDLPVADRVADLLGRMTLEEKVGQMMQLDARDGVREHILDKHAGSILHTSPARVREAHDLTAQTRLQIPLLVGEDVIHGHSFYEGSTIFPTQLGMAASWDPELIERMARATAVEASATGMHWTFSPVLCIARDLRWGRVDETFGEDPFLIGELASAMVRGYQGEGLTDETAILATAKHFAGYSETQGGRDASEADISRRKLRSWFLPPFERVAREGCRTFMLGYQTTDGVPITVNDWLLTDVLRGEWGYTGTLITDWDNVGRMVWEQKVQPDITHAAAAAVKAGNDMVMTTPGFYEGALDAIAQGLLDASDLDAAVVRILTLKFELGLFENPRRPSDERISEVIGSHADLNLEVARRSLVLLENDGTLPLAADAPARIAVVGPLADDAQTQLGDWAGSSGQVDWLPDGHPREMITTVLDGLRSLAPEGSEVVHARGADILELIPNPAGDTFPDGQPRPPVVAPAPIDEEQLAAAVAAAEASDVVVAVVGDRIELVGEGRSTATLELIGGQVALIDAVIATGKPVVVVLLASKPLVLPPSVADAAAVVWAASPGMQGGRALAEIVFGATEPSGRLPISFARHVGQQPTYYNQIRGQHGDRYADLTQSPAWAFGEGRSYTTVEYSDLVVETGVVTADDVVRAHVTLSNTGARPALETVQVYVSDVVTSVSWADKELKGSRQVHVAPGETVVVDVAIPASACTIVDAEGRRIVEQGAFELLVGPSSRDEALLRAGFTVK, from the coding sequence ATGGATCCCTACCTCAACCCCGATCTGCCGGTCGCCGACCGTGTCGCAGACCTCCTCGGCCGCATGACGCTCGAGGAGAAGGTCGGCCAGATGATGCAGCTCGACGCCCGCGACGGCGTCCGCGAGCACATCCTCGACAAGCACGCCGGGTCGATCCTCCACACGTCTCCCGCGCGTGTCCGCGAGGCGCACGACCTCACCGCGCAGACCCGGCTGCAGATCCCGCTGCTCGTCGGCGAGGACGTCATCCACGGGCACTCGTTCTACGAGGGCTCGACGATCTTCCCCACGCAGCTCGGCATGGCCGCGTCGTGGGACCCGGAGCTCATCGAGCGCATGGCCCGCGCGACCGCCGTCGAGGCGTCGGCCACCGGCATGCACTGGACCTTCTCGCCCGTGCTGTGCATCGCACGCGACCTGCGCTGGGGCCGCGTCGACGAGACGTTCGGCGAGGACCCGTTCCTCATCGGCGAGCTCGCCTCCGCGATGGTCCGCGGCTACCAGGGTGAGGGCCTCACCGACGAGACCGCGATCCTCGCGACGGCGAAGCACTTCGCCGGCTACTCCGAGACGCAGGGCGGACGCGACGCGTCCGAGGCCGACATCTCCCGCCGCAAGCTCCGCTCGTGGTTCCTGCCGCCGTTCGAGCGCGTCGCCCGCGAGGGCTGCCGCACCTTCATGCTCGGCTACCAGACGACCGACGGTGTCCCGATCACGGTCAACGACTGGCTGCTCACCGACGTGCTGCGCGGCGAGTGGGGCTACACCGGCACGCTCATCACCGACTGGGACAACGTCGGCCGAATGGTGTGGGAGCAGAAGGTCCAGCCGGACATCACGCACGCCGCCGCAGCCGCCGTCAAGGCCGGCAACGACATGGTCATGACGACGCCGGGCTTCTACGAGGGCGCGCTCGACGCCATCGCCCAGGGGCTGCTCGACGCGTCGGACCTCGACGCCGCGGTCGTCCGCATCCTCACGCTGAAGTTCGAGCTGGGGCTGTTCGAGAACCCGCGCCGTCCGTCCGACGAGCGGATCTCCGAGGTCATCGGCTCGCACGCCGACCTCAACCTCGAGGTCGCACGCAGGTCGCTCGTGCTCCTCGAGAACGACGGGACGCTCCCGCTCGCCGCGGACGCGCCCGCCCGCATCGCGGTCGTCGGGCCGCTCGCCGACGACGCGCAGACGCAGCTCGGCGACTGGGCCGGCTCGTCCGGGCAGGTCGACTGGCTGCCCGACGGCCACCCGCGCGAGATGATCACGACCGTCCTCGACGGCCTGCGCTCGCTCGCCCCCGAGGGCTCCGAGGTGGTCCACGCCCGCGGGGCGGACATCCTCGAGCTCATCCCGAACCCCGCGGGAGACACCTTCCCGGACGGGCAGCCTCGCCCGCCGGTCGTCGCCCCGGCGCCGATCGACGAGGAGCAGCTTGCTGCGGCCGTGGCAGCCGCAGAGGCCTCGGACGTCGTCGTCGCCGTCGTCGGCGACCGCATCGAGCTCGTCGGCGAGGGTCGGTCGACGGCCACGCTCGAGCTCATCGGCGGACAGGTCGCGCTGATCGACGCGGTCATCGCGACGGGCAAGCCCGTCGTCGTCGTTCTGCTCGCCAGCAAGCCGCTCGTCCTCCCGCCGTCGGTCGCTGACGCTGCCGCGGTGGTCTGGGCGGCGAGCCCGGGCATGCAGGGCGGCCGTGCGCTCGCCGAGATCGTCTTCGGCGCGACGGAACCGTCTGGCCGACTGCCGATCTCGTTCGCGCGTCACGTGGGCCAGCAGCCGACGTACTACAACCAGATCCGTGGCCAGCACGGTGACCGGTACGCCGACCTCACGCAGTCGCCTGCGTGGGCGTTCGGCGAGGGACGCTCGTACACGACGGTCGAGTACTCCGACCTCGTCGTCGAGACGGGCGTCGTGACCGCTGACGACGTCGTGCGTGCGCACGTGACGCTCAGCAACACCGGCGCTCGGCCGGCTCTCGAGACGGTCCAGGTGTACGTCTCCGACGTCGTGACGTCGGTGAGCTGGGCGGACAAGGAGCTCAAGGGCAGCCGTCAGGTGCACGTCGCCCCGGGCGAGACCGTCGTGGTCGACGTCGCGATCCCCGCGTCGGCGTGCACGATCGTCGACGCCGAAGGCCGCCGCATCGTCGAGCAGGGCGCGTTCGAGCTGCTCGTCGGGCCTTCCTCGCGCGACGAGGCGCTGCTGCGTGCCGGCTTCACGGTGAAGTAG
- a CDS encoding metallophosphoesterase — translation MTDLRKALGLAALAGAGALVWARVEAEAFTVRHVTVPVLPSGAAPLRVLHVSDLHLTPSQHRKIAWVRSLAELAPDLVVTTGDNFAHLDALEPLMVALGPLTAFPGVFVMGSNDYFSPLAKNPARYLMPSSRRPQTSVTREPDLPTAAFADRLTGAGWLDLDNARARLRLGDLEVAFAGLDDPHIARDRLPAPNASVTDGADLRLGIVHAPYVRALDALTEDGADAVIAGHTHGGQLCIPGFGALVTNCDLDRGRASGLHGWPGPRPDEFGGHGSAWLHVSNGAGTSPYTPFRIACRPSATLLTFVAR, via the coding sequence GTGACTGACCTGCGCAAGGCCCTCGGCCTCGCTGCCCTCGCGGGTGCCGGGGCCCTCGTCTGGGCGCGGGTCGAGGCCGAGGCCTTCACCGTCCGGCACGTCACCGTCCCCGTCCTGCCGTCGGGGGCCGCTCCGCTACGGGTCCTGCACGTCTCCGACCTCCACCTCACGCCGTCCCAGCACCGCAAGATCGCCTGGGTACGGTCGCTCGCGGAGCTCGCTCCGGACCTCGTCGTCACGACGGGCGACAACTTCGCCCACCTCGACGCGCTCGAGCCGCTCATGGTGGCCCTCGGCCCGCTCACGGCGTTCCCGGGCGTCTTCGTCATGGGGTCCAACGACTACTTCTCGCCGCTCGCGAAGAACCCCGCGCGGTACCTCATGCCGTCGTCGCGGCGCCCGCAGACGTCGGTCACGCGGGAGCCCGACCTGCCGACCGCGGCGTTCGCTGACCGGCTCACGGGTGCGGGCTGGCTCGATCTCGACAACGCGCGGGCGCGCCTGCGGCTCGGTGACCTCGAGGTCGCGTTCGCGGGACTCGACGACCCGCACATCGCACGTGACCGTCTGCCCGCGCCCAACGCCTCGGTGACCGACGGCGCCGACCTGCGCCTCGGCATCGTCCACGCGCCCTACGTGCGCGCGCTCGACGCGCTCACGGAGGACGGCGCCGACGCGGTCATCGCGGGCCACACCCACGGCGGCCAGCTGTGCATCCCGGGCTTCGGGGCGCTCGTGACGAACTGCGACCTCGACCGGGGGCGCGCGAGCGGGCTCCACGGGTGGCCGGGACCGCGGCCCGACGAGTTCGGCGGGCACGGCTCGGCGTGGCTGCACGTGTCGAACGGCGCGGGAACCAGCCCGTACACGCCGTTCCGGATCGCGTGCCGGCCGTCGGCGACGCTCCTGACGTTCGTCGCGCGCTGA
- a CDS encoding penicillin-binding protein, whose protein sequence is MSAQRPATRQVTVLQALGLLATFILLAGVGGLLTAGLILPAAAGASAATKTATQVFDELPTELEPGEPSQASHIYAANGRLLATFYSENRTVVGLDKISMAMQNAVIAIEDKRFFAHGGVDVEGMARALVLNAATGSQQGASTLTQQYVKNVLIEDANRRGDKLGVAAAREPTSERKLREAKLAIAIEDRMTKLEILGSYLNIAQFGISVYGVEAAAGYYFGTTAAKLTPVQAATIAGITKSPGKYDPERNPENAEARRNIVLREMYTQGYISKAEYDDARGQKIADTLKITPTKRNCEAAGGAAYFCDYVTKVILSDEAFGKTKKERDDLLYRGGLEIHTTIDLDMQKIANKELRSSIPTKDDSGLGTAMSVVEPGTGKILVMAQNRTYVADPEGAGKGATSVNYNTDQNHGGSRGFQAGSTYKAFTLAEWLREGKPLNASVSATQKKWPAATWRASCIDNYRFTSGEYGPGNSDGRASGQTSVLRATAFSVNTAYVAMESQLDLCGVAESAYLAGFRPSLALERDDPPSDDNGVEITPSMTLGTQNTSPLAMASAYATFASGGTYCEPVAITKITTAAGEELPVPQANCRTTLDAEVANGVTYALQKVLTEGGATRARLAGGRIAAGKTGTAQLNRHTWFIGYTPQLATAVWIGNPDRDTSMQNIRINGIPYSYVYGSTLAAPTWKRFMDQALEGEPNKGFTDPTTKTIFGERVSVPWVGGRSIEEATKILTEAGFSVSVSPEQVNSSYPRGVVAYTNPSGTTTAGSLVTLHISNGEPEVVEEPEDDGESGVDDGRPDRPGRPDRPGRPDNGDSGSGD, encoded by the coding sequence ATGTCTGCCCAGCGCCCTGCCACCCGTCAGGTCACCGTCCTCCAGGCACTCGGCCTGCTCGCGACGTTCATCCTCCTCGCCGGGGTCGGTGGTCTGCTCACCGCGGGCCTCATCCTGCCCGCGGCCGCGGGGGCGAGCGCAGCGACGAAGACGGCGACGCAGGTGTTCGACGAGCTCCCGACGGAGCTCGAGCCGGGCGAGCCGTCGCAGGCGTCCCACATCTACGCGGCGAACGGCAGGCTTCTCGCGACGTTCTACTCGGAGAACCGCACGGTCGTGGGTCTCGACAAGATCTCGATGGCGATGCAGAACGCGGTCATCGCGATCGAGGACAAGCGCTTCTTCGCGCACGGCGGCGTCGACGTCGAGGGCATGGCGCGCGCGCTCGTCCTCAACGCGGCGACGGGCAGCCAGCAGGGCGCCTCGACGCTCACGCAGCAGTACGTGAAGAACGTGCTCATCGAGGACGCGAACCGTCGGGGCGACAAGCTCGGCGTCGCCGCGGCGCGCGAACCCACGAGCGAGCGCAAGCTCCGTGAGGCCAAGCTCGCGATCGCGATCGAGGACCGCATGACGAAGCTCGAGATCCTCGGGTCCTACCTCAACATCGCCCAGTTCGGCATCTCCGTCTACGGCGTCGAGGCTGCCGCGGGCTACTACTTCGGCACGACGGCGGCGAAGCTCACGCCCGTCCAGGCCGCGACGATCGCGGGCATCACGAAGTCGCCGGGCAAGTACGACCCCGAGCGCAACCCGGAGAACGCGGAGGCGCGCCGCAACATCGTGCTGCGCGAGATGTACACGCAGGGCTACATCTCCAAGGCCGAGTACGACGACGCGCGCGGCCAGAAGATCGCCGACACGCTGAAGATCACGCCGACGAAGCGCAACTGCGAGGCCGCCGGCGGCGCCGCGTACTTCTGCGACTACGTCACGAAGGTCATCCTCAGCGACGAGGCGTTCGGCAAGACGAAGAAGGAGCGCGACGACCTCCTCTACCGCGGCGGCCTCGAGATCCACACGACGATCGACCTCGACATGCAGAAGATCGCGAACAAGGAGCTCCGCAGCTCGATCCCGACGAAGGACGACTCGGGCCTCGGCACCGCGATGTCGGTCGTCGAGCCCGGCACGGGCAAGATCCTCGTCATGGCGCAGAACCGCACGTACGTCGCGGACCCCGAGGGCGCCGGCAAGGGCGCGACGTCCGTCAACTACAACACCGACCAGAACCACGGCGGGTCCCGCGGCTTCCAGGCGGGATCGACGTACAAGGCGTTCACGCTCGCGGAGTGGCTGCGTGAGGGCAAGCCGCTCAACGCGAGCGTGAGCGCGACGCAGAAGAAGTGGCCGGCCGCCACGTGGCGCGCCTCGTGCATCGACAACTACCGGTTCACGAGCGGCGAGTACGGCCCTGGCAACTCCGACGGCCGCGCGAGCGGCCAGACGTCGGTCCTGCGCGCGACCGCGTTCTCCGTGAACACGGCGTACGTCGCCATGGAGTCCCAGCTCGACCTGTGCGGCGTCGCCGAGTCCGCCTACCTCGCCGGCTTCCGTCCGTCGCTCGCGCTCGAGCGTGACGACCCGCCGTCGGACGACAACGGCGTCGAGATCACGCCGTCGATGACGCTCGGCACGCAGAACACCTCGCCCCTCGCCATGGCGAGCGCCTACGCGACGTTCGCGTCGGGCGGCACGTACTGCGAGCCGGTCGCGATCACGAAGATCACGACGGCCGCGGGCGAGGAGCTGCCCGTGCCGCAGGCCAACTGCCGCACGACGCTCGACGCCGAGGTCGCCAACGGCGTCACCTACGCGCTGCAGAAGGTCCTCACGGAGGGCGGCGCGACGCGTGCCCGCCTCGCAGGCGGCCGTATCGCCGCCGGCAAGACCGGCACGGCCCAGCTCAACCGTCACACGTGGTTCATCGGCTACACGCCGCAGCTCGCGACCGCCGTGTGGATCGGCAACCCGGACCGCGACACGTCGATGCAGAACATCCGCATCAACGGCATCCCGTACTCGTACGTCTACGGCTCGACGCTCGCCGCCCCGACGTGGAAGAGGTTCATGGACCAGGCGCTCGAGGGCGAGCCGAACAAGGGCTTCACGGACCCGACGACGAAGACGATCTTCGGCGAGCGTGTCTCCGTCCCGTGGGTCGGCGGCCGTTCGATCGAGGAGGCCACGAAGATCCTCACGGAGGCCGGCTTCTCCGTCTCGGTGAGCCCGGAGCAGGTCAACTCGTCGTACCCGCGCGGCGTCGTGGCGTACACGAACCCGTCGGGAACGACGACGGCCGGCTCGCTGGTCACCCTCCACATCTCCAACGGCGAGCCCGAGGTCGTGGAGGAGCCCGAAGACGACGGGGAGAGCGGTGTCGACGACGGCCGTCCCGACCGTCCCGGGCGCCCCGACCGTCCGGGACGGCCCGACAACGGAGACAGCGGCTCCGGTGACTGA
- a CDS encoding DUF4177 domain-containing protein has product MVTTWEYATVPVLIHATKAILDNWGSDGWELVQVVPGPAGNENVVAYFKRPTGEK; this is encoded by the coding sequence ATGGTCACCACGTGGGAGTACGCAACCGTTCCTGTCCTCATCCACGCGACGAAGGCGATCCTCGACAACTGGGGCTCGGACGGCTGGGAGCTCGTCCAGGTCGTCCCCGGGCCCGCGGGCAACGAGAACGTCGTCGCGTACTTCAAGCGCCCGACGGGCGAGAAGTGA
- a CDS encoding RidA family protein, translating to MSGRVLTRLSELGLSLPPVAAPVAAYVPAVRTGDLVHTSGQLPFVDGALPVTGKVGTGEGDVAPDVAADLARTAVLNALAAVADLVGDLDRIVRVVKVVGFVASRPDFTGQPAVINGASTFLGELLGDAGVHARSAVGVAVLPLDSPVEVEIVVEVA from the coding sequence GTGAGCGGGCGCGTCCTCACGCGCCTCTCCGAGCTCGGCCTCAGCCTGCCGCCCGTCGCCGCGCCCGTCGCGGCGTACGTGCCGGCGGTGCGCACGGGCGACCTCGTCCACACCTCGGGGCAGCTGCCGTTCGTCGACGGCGCGCTGCCCGTCACGGGCAAGGTCGGCACGGGCGAGGGTGACGTCGCGCCCGACGTCGCCGCGGACCTGGCCCGCACCGCCGTGCTCAACGCCCTCGCTGCGGTCGCGGACCTCGTCGGGGACCTCGACCGCATCGTGCGCGTCGTCAAGGTCGTCGGGTTCGTCGCCTCGCGCCCCGACTTCACGGGCCAGCCCGCGGTCATCAACGGGGCGAGCACGTTCCTCGGCGAGCTGCTCGGCGACGCGGGCGTCCACGCCCGCTCGGCCGTCGGTGTCGCGGTGCTGCCGCTCGACTCGCCGGTCGAGGTCGAGATCGTCGTCGAGGTCGCCTGA
- a CDS encoding Crp/Fnr family transcriptional regulator, which translates to MDDSVILSAPLFAGLDPQEAQPLLDALTPVHLARGETLFNEGERGDRLYVISDGKVKLGRRSSDGRENLMAVLGPGEMFGELSLFDPGPRTLTATAVADTTLQELSHADLVRWLQTHPGMSKFLLGALARRLRRTNENLADLVFSDVPGRVAKALLDLSTRFGHPTDDGIRVAHDLTQEELAQLVGASRETVNKALADFAARGWVRREGRAVVLLDIARLERRAR; encoded by the coding sequence GTGGACGACTCCGTCATCCTCTCCGCTCCCCTCTTTGCCGGGCTCGACCCGCAGGAGGCGCAGCCACTTCTCGATGCACTCACCCCTGTCCACCTCGCACGCGGTGAGACGCTCTTCAACGAGGGCGAGCGTGGCGACAGGCTCTACGTCATCTCCGACGGCAAGGTGAAGCTCGGCCGCCGATCCTCGGACGGCCGCGAGAACCTCATGGCGGTCCTCGGCCCGGGCGAGATGTTCGGCGAGCTCTCGCTGTTCGACCCGGGGCCACGCACGCTCACGGCGACGGCAGTCGCGGACACGACGCTCCAGGAGCTCTCGCACGCGGACCTCGTCCGCTGGTTGCAGACGCACCCGGGCATGTCGAAGTTCCTGCTCGGCGCGCTCGCACGTCGCCTGCGCCGCACGAACGAGAACCTCGCAGACCTCGTCTTCTCGGACGTCCCGGGTCGTGTCGCCAAGGCGCTGCTCGACCTCTCGACGCGCTTCGGTCACCCGACCGACGACGGCATCCGGGTCGCGCACGACCTCACGCAGGAGGAGCTCGCGCAGCTCGTCGGCGCGTCGCGCGAGACCGTCAACAAGGCGCTCGCCGACTTCGCGGCGCGCGGCTGGGTCCGCCGTGAGGGCCGTGCGGTCGTGCTGCTCGACATCGCGCGTCTCGAGCGCCGCGCTCGCTGA
- the nth gene encoding endonuclease III: MKTTGLGTDVSRTALVRRARKVVRVLGVVHPDARCELDFTTPLELLVATVLSAQSTDVRVNQVTPSLFAAYPDALAYARADAAEVEEIIRPKGFQRAKARSLVGIGQALVERHDGDVPARLEDLVRLPGVGRKTANVVLGDAFGVPGLTVDTHLGRLARRLGWTAEEDPVRAETEIGALFERKDLTLVSHRLIFHGRRVCHARRPACGACAVARWCPSSGVGEQDPDVARTLVRGEIVDPEA, translated from the coding sequence ATGAAGACCACCGGGCTCGGGACGGACGTCTCGCGGACCGCTCTCGTCCGTCGAGCACGCAAGGTCGTGCGCGTCCTGGGCGTCGTGCACCCCGACGCCCGCTGCGAGCTCGACTTCACGACCCCGCTCGAGCTGCTCGTCGCGACGGTCCTCTCGGCGCAGTCGACGGACGTGCGCGTCAACCAGGTGACGCCCTCGCTGTTCGCGGCGTACCCGGACGCGCTCGCGTACGCGCGGGCGGACGCCGCGGAGGTCGAGGAGATCATCCGGCCCAAGGGCTTCCAGCGCGCCAAGGCGCGCTCGCTCGTCGGGATCGGGCAGGCGCTCGTCGAGAGGCACGACGGCGACGTGCCGGCGCGCCTCGAGGACCTCGTGCGGCTGCCGGGCGTGGGCCGCAAGACCGCGAACGTCGTGCTGGGCGACGCGTTCGGGGTCCCGGGCCTCACGGTCGACACGCACCTCGGGCGCCTGGCGCGGCGGCTCGGCTGGACTGCCGAGGAGGACCCGGTCCGGGCCGAGACGGAGATCGGCGCGCTCTTCGAGCGCAAGGACCTCACGCTCGTCTCGCACCGGCTCATCTTTCACGGACGTCGCGTGTGCCACGCGCGCCGGCCCGCGTGCGGGGCGTGCGCGGTCGCGCGCTGGTGCCCGTCGTCAGGCGTAGGCGAGCAGGACCCGGACGTCGCGCGGACGCTCGTCCGCGGCGAGATCGTCGACCCGGAGGCCTGA